The following are from one region of the Gossypium hirsutum isolate 1008001.06 chromosome D03, Gossypium_hirsutum_v2.1, whole genome shotgun sequence genome:
- the LOC107949997 gene encoding cytosolic sulfotransferase 15 — MLIDDHFKPQPTDIIITTSPKCGTTWLRALVFSIINRHSFDLRDHPLHKANPRELVPFFEAFIHKGGSTPFVDGIPSPRLLSTHLPYSLFPTRMIDDTSACHFVYICRDPRDVLVAKWHFANKLRPKELPPLSLEETFDLFCKGVSHYRPFWDHYEDVKKEPLGCVRKVAEFLGVPFTPEEENKEFVEQIVKQCSFESMSSQYVNKLDKKYRQSSISNSDFFRKGEVGDWVNHLSPQMAENLDQITEQKLQHIGFNFY, encoded by the exons ATGTTGATCGATGATCACTTCAAGCCTCAACCCACTGACATAATCATCACAACATCCCCTAAATGTGGCACCACTTGGCTGAGAGCCCTCGTTTTCTCCATTATCAATAGACATTCCTTTGATTTAAGAGACCATCCCTTGCACAAAGCAAACCCTCGAGAGTTGGTCCCTTTCTTCGAAGCATTCATTCATAAAGGTGGGTCAACTCCCTTCGTTGATGGGATTCCTTCACCTCGCCTTCTTTCAACTCACCTTCCTTACTCTTTGTTCCCAACACGCATGATCGATGATACCTCGGCTTGCCATTTCGTATACATCTGTCGGGACCccagagatgttctcgttgcaaAGTGGCATTTCGCGAACAAGTTGAGACCCAAAGAACTGCCACCACTTTCACTAGAGGAAACCTTTGACTTGTTTTGCAAAGGGGTTTCTCACTATAGACCGTTTTGGGATCAC TATGAAGATGTAAAGAAGGAGCCTTTGGGTTGTGTGAGGAAAGTTGCAGAGTTCTTAGGAGTACCCTTTACACcagaggaagaaaacaaagagtttGTGGAACAAATAGTAAAACAGTGTAGTTTTGAAAGCATGAGCAGTCAATATGTTAATAAACTTGACAAAAAATATCGGCAAAGTTCTATAAGCAACTCTGATTTCTTCAGGAAAGGTGAAGTTGGAGATTGGGTTAACCATTTGTCACCTCAAATGGCTGAGAACTTGGATCAGATTACTGAACAAAAACTTCAACATATTGGATTCAACTTTTATTGA
- the LOC107950417 gene encoding cytosolic sulfotransferase 16: protein METSKTFPSVETPDEAYQKTFKNCDELLPTLPQTKGWWSVQLFQYHGFWIHIFGIRGSMLIHDHFKPRSTDIVVATSPKCGTTWLRALVFSIINRASFDFSDHPLRKANPQDLVPFFESIIHKDGSTSFVDGIPSPRLLSTHLPYSLFPTRMTDDTSACRFVYICRDPKDVFVSKWHFANKLRPKELPPLSLEETFDLFCKGVSHYGPFWDHVLGYWKASVESPKKVLFLKYEEVKKEPLGCVRKVAEFLGVPFTPEEENKEIVEQIVKLCSFESMSNQVVNKLDKRYQQRPISNSDFFRKGEVGDWVNHLSPQMAEKLDQITEEKLQDTGFNFH from the coding sequence ATGGAGACTTCAAAAACTTTTCCGAGCGTAGAGACACCAGATGAAGCTTACCAAAAGACATTCAAAAACTGCGATGAACTGCTGCCAACTCTCCCTCAAACCAAAGGTTGGTGGTCAGTCCAGCTTTTCCAATACCATGGCTTCTGGATACATATTTTTGGCATAAGAGGAAGCATGTTGATCCATGACCACTTCAAGCCTCGATCCACTGACATCGTCGTCGCAACATCACCTAAATGTGGCACCACCTGGCTCAGAGCCCTCGTTTTCTCCATTATCAACAGAGCTTCCTTTGATTTCAGCGACCATCCTTTGCGCAAAGCAAACCCTCAAGACTTAGTCCCTTTCTTCGAATCAATTATTCATAAAGATGGGTCAACTTCCTTCGTCGATGGGATTCCTTCACCTCGCCTTCTTTCAACTCACCTTCCTTACTCTTTGTTCCCAACACGCATGACCGATGATACCTCGGCTTGCCGTTTCGTATACATCTGCCGGGACCCCAAAGACGTTTTCGTTTCAAAGTGGCATTTCGCGAACAAGTTGAGACCCAAAGAACTGCCACCACTTTCACTAGAGGAAACCTTTGACTTGTTTTGCAAAGGGGTTTCTCACTATGGACCGTTTTGGGATCACGTATTGGGGTACTGGAAAGCTAGTGTGGAGTCACCGAAGAAGGTGTTGTTCTTGAAGTATGAAGAAGTAAAGAAGGAGCCTTTGGGTTGTGTGAGGAAAGTTGCAGAGTTCTTAGGAGTACCCTTTACACcagaggaagaaaacaaagagattgtggaaCAAATAGTGAAGCTGTGCAGTTTTGAGAGCATGAGCAATCAAGTTGTTAACAAACTTGACAAAAGATATCAGCAACGTCCTATAAGCAACTCCGATTTCTTCAGGAAAGGTGAAGTTGGAGACTGGGTTAACCATTTGTCACCTCAAATGGCTGAGAAATTGGATCAGATTACTGAAGAAAAACTTCAAGATACTGGATTCAACTTTCATTGA
- the LOC107950416 gene encoding cytosolic sulfotransferase 16 — protein METSKTFPSVETPDEAYQKTFKNCDELLPTLPQTKGWWSVQLFQYHGFWIHIFGIRGSMLIHDHFKPRSTDIVVATSPKCGTTWLRALVFSISNKASFDFSDHPLPKANPQDLVPFFESIIHKDGSTSFVDGIPSPRLLSTHLPYSLFPTRMTDDTSACRFVYICRDPKDVFVSKWHFANKLRPKELPPLSLEETFDLFCKGVSHYGPFWDHVLGYWKASVESPKKVLFLKYEDVKKEPLGCVRKVAEFLGVPFTPEEENKEIVEQIVKLCGFESMSNQVVNKLDKRYQQRPISNSDFFRKGEVGDWVNHLSPQMAEKLDQITEQKLQDTGFIFH, from the coding sequence ATGGAGACTTCAAAAACTTTTCCGAGCGTAGAGACACCAGATGAAGCTTACCAAAAGACATTCAAAAACTGCGATGAACTGCTGCCAACTCTCCCTCAAACCAAAGGTTGGTGGTCAGTCCAGCTTTTCCAATACCATGGCTTCTGGATACATATTTTTGGCATAAGAGGAAGCATGTTGATCCATGACCACTTCAAGCCTCGATCCACTGACATCGTAGTCGCAACATCACCTAAATGTGGCACCACCTGGCTCAGAGCCCTCGTTTTCTCCATTAGCAACAAAGCTTCCTTTGATTTCAGCGACCATCCTTTGCCGAAAGCAAACCCTCAAGACTTAGTCCCTTTCTTCGAATCAATTATTCATAAAGATGGGTCAACTTCCTTCGTCGATGGGATTCCTTCACCTCGCCTTCTTTCAACTCACCTTCCTTACTCTTTGTTCCCAACACGCATGACCGATGATACCTCGGCTTGCCGTTTCGTATACATCTGCCGGGACCCCAAAGACGTTTTCGTTTCAAAGTGGCATTTCGCGAACAAGTTGAGACCCAAAGAACTGCCACCACTTTCACTAGAGGAAACCTTTGACTTGTTTTGCAAAGGGGTTTCTCACTATGGACCGTTTTGGGATCACGTATTGGGGTACTGGAAAGCTAGCGTGGAGTCACCGAAGAAGGTGTTGTTCTTGAAGTATGAAGATGTAAAGAAGGAGCCTTTGGGTTGTGTGAGGAAAGTTGCAGAGTTCTTAGGAGTACCCTTTACACcagaggaagaaaacaaagagattgtggaaCAAATAGTGAAGCTGTGCGGTTTTGAGAGCATGAGCAATCAAGTTGTAAACAAACTTGACAAAAGATATCAGCAACGTCCTATAAGCAACTCTGATTTCTTCAGGAAAGGTGAAGTTGGAGACTGGGTTAACCATTTGTCACCTCAAATGGCTGAGAAATTGGATCAGATTACTGAACAAAAACTTCAAGATACTGGATTCATCTTTCATTGA
- the LOC107949996 gene encoding cytosolic sulfotransferase 16 produces MENSNFFAIEKELKLDEGYQKTYKNVDELLPTLLRSKGWWLDQLLQYQGFWLSTYGIRGSMLIDDHFNPRPTDIIVATSPKCGTTWLRALVFSIINRNSFDFSDHPLRKANPRDLVHFLEAHIRGDGSTASIDGLPSPRLLSTHLPYSLFPECMTDDTSACRFVYICRDPKDVLVSKWHFANKLRPKGVPPLSLEEAFDLFCKGVSHYGPFWDHVLGYWKASLESPKKVLCLKYEDVKKEPLGCVRKVANFLGVPFTPEEENKEIVEEIVKLCSFENMSNQDVNKSDTRSQEKPISNSDFFRKGEVGDWVNHLSPQMSEILDQITEQKFQGTGFSFH; encoded by the coding sequence ATGGAGAATTCAAACTTTTTCGCCATTGAGAAAGAATTAAAGCTCGATGAAGGGTACCAAAAGACATACAAAAACGTCGATGAACTGCTGCCCACTCTCCTTCGAAGTAAAGGCTGGTGGTTAGACCAGCTTCTTCAATACCAAGGGTTCTGGTTATCAACTTACGGCATTCGAGGAAGCATGTTGATCGATGACCACTTCAACCCTCGTCCCACTGACATCATCGTCGCAACATCACCTAAATGCGGCACCACGTGGCTTCGGGCCCTCGTTTTCTCTATTATCAACAGGAATTCTTTTGATTTCAGCGACCATCCTTTGCGCAAGGCAAACCCTCGAGACTTGGTCCACTTTCTCGAAGCACATATTCGTGGAGATGGGTCAACTGCTTCCATTGATGGGCTTCCTTCACCTCGGCTTCTCTCAACTCACCTTCCTTACTCTTTGTTTCCGGAATGCATGACCGATGATACCTCGGCTTGCCGTTTCGTTTATATCTGCCGAGACCCCAAGGATGTTTTAGTCTCAAAGTGGCATTTCGCTAACAAGTTGAGACCAAAAGGAGTGCCACCACTTTCACTAGAGGAAGCCTTTGACTTGTTTTGCAAAGGGGTATCGCACTATGGACCGTTTTGGGATCACGTTTTGGGGTATTGGAAAGCTAGTTTGGAATCGCCGAAAAAAGTGTTGTGCTTGAAGTATGAAGATGTGAAGAAGGAGCCTTTGGGGTGTGTGAGGAAAGTGGCGAATTTCTTGGGGGTGCCCTTTACACcagaggaagaaaacaaagagatcGTGGAAGAAATAGTGAAGCTGTGCAGTTTTGAGAATATGAGCAATCAAGATGTAAATAAAAGTGACACCAGAAGTCAGGAAAAACCTATTTCCAATTCTGATTTCTTTAGAAAAGGTGAAGTTGGAGATTGGGTTAACCATTTATCACCTCAAATGTCTGAGATATTGGATCAGATTACAGAACAAAAGTTTCAAGGTACTGGGTTCAGTTTTCACTGA